The sequence CATTTGTACAGCCAGTTTAAATCACACGTGTGAGTGCGGCTTTGTTGCAACCAGCCTTCACATGCCGAGATCTGCAGAGTCACCTGAGAGCTTCACACAGGCTTATCTGGCTCTTTGTCTGAGGGATGCGGTTAATGTTATGTAACAGTTTCTATAAACTATGagctttaaaacaaaatctcacCCTTTTCTCCAGATATCTCACTGGAGAAGGTTCTCTGTCTTGTTAATTCATCCATCCCATGTTATCtggtaaaatgataaaaatgttgaCCAGGATCATAAAAACTGCTCCAAATACTGCTCATAAGTTTGTTTCTTGACATGTCACTGTGTTGAAATGTCATTCTGCAAGACATTTCAAGTTAAAAGGGTAAACATGTCACAATAGGGCCGTACCAGCAACATCCAAGGATTTGGATTAAAGATTACGCCGATTATGTCAGAGCAAGTGTATTCCATAAACTGGAAATTAATAGAGAAAAGTCTCATTTCACTGACCAATCACGTTAAGTAACTTTTAACATAACGGAAATACATCCCTGTCTAATCATAGCTCTCTCTAACACCTCTACGCAATGTATTAAGTGTACCCTGGTGGTACTGTGGTTATTAGTTCTGCTAGGGAAATATTTGTTCAAGTGCTGCCAGTTTATGAGATTCCCATTCTCAATCTTCCAAACAACCTGCTTCTCATGACCTTACAAAGGCAGCAAAACTACAGCAGGCCTCAGACGGACCAGGTAAAGAACTAAAAACACTCACGGCCTTTCTGAAACAATAAAACTCTGCAGACGTATTTCAAACAGATTTCAATGGCAGATACCACACGAAAGGCTCTGGAGGCCATAAAGCATCACCATCAGAGGGAGAGACTACCTATAGATTTCAATGGACTTGGGGACAGTGACTTTGAAGGCCACACTAACAAAGGAACAAAAGAGGCCAGTGGATCAGTGTACAGTTGTGAAAGCACAAAAGAGCAGAACTTCTCACCACTCCCTCCCAGCTGAAGACTTTTAAATCAATAGCATGTGCTTCACCTAGTGGCGACTTCACTACAACGTTTtgggggttaaaaaaaaaaaaaaagtagaaaaaaaaaataccaaagccAGCTGCAGggtttgaaaaaggaaaaagaatcACAAAACCATTTGAAGTGCCTGAGAAGGTGAAAAGATTTCccaaaaaagcacctgaaggatttgaaaaaaggagaaagtttTTCCAAACCAGATAAAGGGTTTTGCCGTTCTTCTCTTCATAATGTGCATCCAGCCACAAACTTCATATTTAAATACTTGATAATTAAAGTGCATCGACGATTATTACTAGAACTGGGAAGCCGTCATGTGAAAATGTATCAAACCAACAGTTATCATTGATCTAAATCCGGTTTTTCCCAAGTTATGTCAGCGGAGCGGCTGCGCACATGTGCTCAccaaaacaaactaataaaCAGTCTATAATGGGTTATGAACACCAAAActgggactgaatgaaaagtCGGTGCGGCGTTTCTTGAATGTTTAGCGCAAAGAATACAATGCATAGTAACCCCCCATACATTTTTAAGGGCGCCGTACAAATATCACACCCAAACTGTTATGCAGACCTCAGTAGTTTGCAGGCTATCATTTTCTCCCCTGAGGTGTCACTATAATAAGAAGTCCTGTATAACTTCCATTGGGAGAGAAAATGATACTGTTCACTCACTGTTTAATTTCACATGCACACTAAGTCAATACGGACTAGTTAGGCTATATGAATATTAAAGTGCGTTTTTTTGCCTAACGTCAATCTAATCTAACAAAGTGGATCAATTTGTGGTTCAGAAAAACTTCGAGCTCCGAGGAAATGCAAATAACACCTCTTAAGTATCTGACACCCCATCACCAGGCTCCCAAAGTGCGGGGCAAAATTAGTGCAGGTCAAAGGTGCCTCTGCCAGGGGGGGAAACAACATCCGAAACAGATGCATCCAgcataaaacatctttttttagTCTCCTTAGCTGTGCAGCAGCGCCACATATTCACGGATTATTCCACTGCTATAATCAAGGTGAAAAGTCCCATACCTTCACTTCCAGCCAAGTCGATGTATTTGTCAATCAAATCCCCAGATTGGATAAGGTGATCCAGTCCACAGGGggataatgtttattatggcgcTGACGCACGCTGGTGGGGCGTTTAAGTCCTCTcacttttttgtgtcttttcgCACAACTTTCCCAGGCAAGTCATAACAGAGATTTGGGCTTTTGTCCCAGCCGCGCCCATCAAGCAGTGCAGCTTGGCAGGCAGGTGTAGCAGACGGCACGAAAGCctgaatataaaaaaacagcaccTCAGGGAATCAATTAAGTTGTCAATCCCTCTCcacaagagagacagatagtCAGCTTAGCAACTCTGCAAACAAAGTGGTGAGCTCCTCCACTAGGATTCTTTCGGAGCTGACAAAGTTTTTTAGGAAGAGGGAGCGCGCTGCTCTTGGGGgtggtttctttttcttctctctctctctctctctctctctctctctctctttttttttttttttttttttggccattgcAAGGGAGACGGTGCCAAGTCTCACCCACCCACCTACCCCACCCATACAGACAAATAGGTGTGAGCACCCACGTGCCCCCCGCACCCATACATTCCATATGCTGATCTATTGTTCATCGTCAAATCCATTCAATTCCAGCTGGATTACATCTGGCGCACACATTGCAGAAAGAGGGGAAGTTTTGGGGGTATTTTCAGCTGCTGTACTATTACATAACCATACAGTACTTAacctatatatttttatttaaggcAGCAGAGGCATGCGAGTGAAATTTAAGCACCTTACTCTGTGTTGCCTTTATTATAAGAAACTGACTTGCAGGCCTAACATTAGCACAGGGCAGTATATCAGTTTCTGTCATCTCTGTTTCAGAAGGGGGACTCCAGAGCTCTGTCTGCTGGTGCTCTCTTTAAAGAGACTGGTGAAGCAGGACATACCCCCAAAATATATTTCCATTTCATAATCTTATACAACATCAGGCTGCATGCTGCCTCACCAAGGAGCAGTTGTATTTACATTGAGGAGACTCCCACGTGGGCTATACCACCAGCAGtgtgacaaaatatatttaactgTGATCATAATCATAACATAGTACCCGATAATTTGCATTTCTGCAAATTTGAGCCAGATTAGATGCTTTCCACTAGTGGCAGCCGCAAGCGCCAGTAGGAACCCTCGCTCACCACACCCTGTGCAGACATTCACCCACCCTGCATGACTCACACCAAGCATGACTCCAATCTGCCCAAAAGATGGAAAACAAATGGCCTGGAGGACAGTGTACGGAGGAGGAGCTGTTCCAATCAATTATCCACGCCAGCTTGAATGATGGCACATAGGGCAAAAGGAttggttaaaacaaaaaataaagattccaccatatggggaaaaaagataTAAGAGAATTTGATGCCTTCCAGGAAAGAAGGCTTATCCCTGGATTGCCATAATCATTCCATCACTGTTATGTTGTGGTGTCTGACATTGGTTTAAACACTCACAACATGATGAGCTTTACCTTGTTTTGTCTATAAGGACTTGTTGAAAACACAGAGTGAAAAACACTAAGGCAGCTTCATACATGAAAGTGCTGAATCATTATAAGTTTGACAAGCTGACATGATTCACCGTGTAGGTGAACCTTGACATTCGAGGTGATGTCAGGATACCACCAATTTTCCGCAGGTAGACCAGAAAACATCATACCTGGTGCATTACTCAGATGAAGGGAGAGATATGTGATATTGTTTCCCCCTCACAACCACACAAAAGCCACAGGCACACCACCGTGGCTTGTGTAAAGAAAGGCTGCTTATATTTATCATCAGCACTCTGTCATCACACACTGGCACCAGAGTCTTGTCTTCAGATTCCTGAGCACAAaccattttggtttgttttgcttttgccaACGTGTTTAGGTGATTAGgaacaaacatcaaaatatatcagttacccccccacacacacacacacaaaaacctggCTGAACTTTGCGCTGACATTTTGAGCATTAAGACATTTATAGATGGACAAACATAGCAGGCCTGTCTCTTTTTCCTGGGCATCAAGCTATATTTTAGGAAAGTAACTCGAGCCCCTTTTGGATGTTACATTTATTAGCCTGCATCCTTGGCCTAGCTACAGTGATGAAAGGTATTACAAGCATATCTTTATGGCTGgacaaataatttttatctttttttccccaccttttttagtgtgttttaGTGCGTTCGTTCAAGTACGGAAACAAAAGAATTTATTAcatgtatttaatttattaaaagtCACTTATTTATAAATATGATACAATTGGGTtataaagtgaaactgaaaaatcaCATATCACaaatttcagtatttatttggagaagttttatttttcatgtaaatttgtttgtttgtttgtttctggaaAGCTGCTATCCATGactattttttaaacaagaaaTAGTTGGATGTAGTGATGATGTAGTGGCTGCTCTCATTTATTTAAGTTTGAAAGAGATTAAATTCTATTGTGTTTGCTTGCCTTGTTCGTATCATAGATTACAGAGTATCAAATGTATAATTTTGGTATAAATGATCTGAATTTGATCTGTTGTGTCAAGCTTAataggaaaagaaaatatatgagACATTCACAATTAAAAAAGGTGAAACTTTTGCCTTCAAAAATATGAATTGATTAAGTGTGTAACTTATTCTAATAGATTCCTTAGATGTTCCCAAATGGAAagcccattttattttattccaaaagaaatgaaagcacATCAGTGGAAATTTTGATTGCAGACATTCTGCGGGCAACATATTACATCAGAGAGTATACACAGTGAGGAAGGGTTGAACCCATTCAGGAGCACTTACAAGTCCACATcaatcaagaaaaacaacaatcacaaaGGGTACAAAGCAGTGTTATTGGTTAGTCTAACTTACTGAATTTAAATCTTAAAAAGGAAGAAAGTGCAAGCAGACAAGCCGTTGGCACCACAGCAAGCAAACCTCCAGCACAGAGCAACCGGTGCAAAGGGGATTCTCTCCGATGGAAATCCAAATAACCCATAATCCCTAACACAAAACATCCATTCACCTAGCAAACGTGCAGTGAATCAGAAGTATTCCAACCAAGTGATGCCACTGCAATTCATGCCCCCCACCATTCAAGTGTATTCACATGTCCTCCGCTACAAAGGAGACCCAAACAAGGGGATGAAAgttaatctgctttgtttttaaatgagtaAATGGTAATCGCTGCCTTTTCCTCACTACATGCACTGAAGCGTGACCATATACCGCTGGAGGGAAGCAGAGTGTTGGCACGCCCAGGGTACAAAATTAATGCTCTGCATCCCACCACTGACCCATGTACATCAATGGATAAATCAATAGCCCCCACAAAGATGGCATGGGACCTTGTTTGTGAGTTTCAGGTCTTACACACCTGTCTCTCATAAAGGAGTTGGCACCTTCTCCCAATATGTCTCACATAGCCTCGAGATCCTAGTGTGCCACAGCTACAGCTTTTGCACTGTGGATGAGCACTGTCCTATATTTTATGCCAGCTATTTGAAATTCAAGGTAGATAAAATGTCTCCTGACTCACACACAGTAGAAAATATCCTCAACCCTCAGCCCTGTGAGATTCATCCCTATAGCATGCTAAAATCCCTATTCCCCAGGGTGTGTAATATCAGACAACTAAGAACTGGTGTTCAAGTCTAGGCACGATGACATTTCAGCTCACACCTATCTCCTCAAGGCTTCAGAAAGTCATAATTAAATTTGTACTGGCATATCATCTCAAAGCAATCTTGAAACTTGGAGCATGTATAAAACAGTCTGCAGGATTTTCGGATAAATCCCCTAATAGAGGTGAATCAGCCTTGCTGAGAAGAAATGATTCATGGTATGACTAGACCCTCCGAGCAGCCGTAACCAAGGCACCAGTGCTTAAACACTGTAACAACTTGTAAACTCAGGACTGTTGTTCCTCTATTGCTCTTATTaggtgtttcattttattttatttttttaaaaaatatatatatataaataaataaactaataaaataataaaataaaataaaataaaatggacagATGACGATCCTTGTACGTTTTTATGAACTATTTAGCCAgcaactacatttcccatgatcCTGCTCGAAAGGAGGCGCGTCTCTTTTCGCCCAATCACTGTTCTTGGAGGTTTTCTTGAGCCGAAAAGACGGAAGGGTAGAAAAATATATTGCTTTCACTGCTTGTTGCTTGTtgtgtgtaatttattgggATTTTACTGACGAACAGGAATGCTCGATGTTTAGTCAATACAATTTGGCCACTATTGGTGTTATTTAGAGGTTGTCGAcgacgtgttttttttttttttattttctgaattcTAGGAGTTGATGTTTTCTGTAGTTGGTCAGCAAGCTAACGCTCCTCTCTAAGTCACAAATACATCTATCTTGAACATCACATAGGGCACTCAGGTATGTTTCAGCAATGGAGATCACTCCTAAGGCAGCCAAATTAAAATCTGTGTATTCCACACCATGTTACTCCGGGGAATCAAGTCCCTAcgaaacaaaagaggaaaaggtaAGTTGAAATTGTGTCATTTGTTTGCTAAGTTGAAAAGATTGACACAGCTGttgattttgtgcttttgtttggcATCTTGAGAATAACTAGACACTACGTGTGTGCACCTTGTCTTATATTGGCTGACTTCTCCACAGAGTAATCAAAAGCTCAGTGTCTCACTGAGGGAGAGGCTGAAGAGATCAAGGCGCTCCTTCACCTCGCCCTTGTCTGTGGCCAAGCGCCTCTGTGTTGatgatggggaggaggaggaggttggccAACATGTTCCAGCAGCTTGCAAGGAAACCGATAGTAACCCCTCAGAAGACATGCAGAGTGTCGACgtaaacagaaacacagtgagtGAAAGGGCTGCTGGACCCAGTCCTGAAGCAACACAGCCTCCTCCTGCAGACATGTCAGAGCTGCGGGACCAGCTCAGACGGGAGGTTAGAGATAAGACGGAGACTCTTCGCAGGCTGAAGATGGTCAAAATGTACAGAAGCAAGGTATTATCTGCTCTTAAACAGTGTGAATGCCCATTAATTTGAATACACGTGATCATTTGTTGCCTGTCTCTCCCCAGAATGACTTGACCCAGCTCCAAATGTTAATTGACAAGTGGCGAAGTTGTGTTCAGGCTGCACTCTATGAGCTCCAGACAGATCTTCCCATCGACGGACGAAAGGCCAGCCTGTCCCAGCTCATTGATCTCTTTGGCCTGGAAGACACCCTACTGCACTTTGACCGAGCAGAAGAGGACTTCGCTACCTAAATATATGCTGCCTTAGTGTAGACATACACATATTTTCACACATATGTATATGGTACACAGAAATAATACTTTGCCACATTTCAGAGATGgttatatattgttttatttgttgctgctgtgccATTGTTATTCCCAGCTTAAGTTGTACAATTCATGTTGAAAATCTCtgttgccatttttattttaactgtaaaaagaaatgtaaataaacCCTGTTTCTCCTTGAAGAGAGCACTTTTTTTTAGTTGTGTGTCAGTAGCCTGAGTGAAGGAAAGGTCTTCATCCTCAAGCGCTCTACCTCTGTCCACTGGATATCCAGCTCCACTGCCAGTTCTTTGGCCAAATCCTCCAGGTTCTTTATATGGATGATTTCTTGGTAACGCtgctctgtttcttcctcttggTTGTCCTGCACAGCTGAACACCAACCACAAACCACACAGTGTTTTATGACTCACATGGGGCTCAAAACAGACTACAGAACTGATCTACCTTGTGATTTAGCTGTATTTTAAGTTGTttatcaaaatgtttttcattatgtatgatgaaaataaaatttaaaaaaaaattataggcAATATAATGCTGCAACtgatttggggggggggggcaattAGTTTTGGGAAATGATTGATTACCTATTGCGTCACATATATGTCCTCTCTCAGCCACAGTCACTTGCATATTGGCAAGCTGCTGGTCTAACATGGCATCCTTCTGAGCTTTAATTGCTGCCTGCCTATTTAGCAGCTCAATTGTTTTCTTATGATGCTGTACACTCTGTAGATGAGCCTGAAAATAGAAGCGCATAATACACATTTACAAGTTACTGAAGTGTATAAAACACACAATGATGTGGTTGATTGAGAGGATCTCGCATATTTAGTCTGCCGTTACCTCTTCCTGTAAAGCAATGGCTTTCTGCAAAGTGGAGACTTGCTTGGATATTTGACAGTGGTAATCTGTGTCGCTGAGATACTGGAAAGAAGGGGAAAAGCTGATTAGTATGAAATCATTTCTTAAGTCACGGAACAATGTAGCTACAATTATAAAATATCTGGACAGGGCTCTAGGTTGCTGTGAACCACCAGAAAGGCTTTAACTTGAAATAGATTCTACAAGCTGGAAAACTAGGAGAGATGTGACCATGGGAAAGTCCTACATtcggtgttttgatgatggtggtggaaaGTGCAAACTGGTCACTGGGACAGCCATGGTACATGatgtatattgtttttattgtcattttatccATTAGGACTGTTGTCTTCCACCATTGGATGAATGGGATCactcaaaatgtttatttatttatttattttatttttttattttcctctgttgtgTTTCAAGCAAGTGCAGGCTACAGATAGCAGAAGTACCTGAACATTTTGCTGTAGGAAACAAGCAGTCAGGCCTGTAAGTGTCCCCTGTGTGCACCTAACATACAAATTGACTTGTTTAGAATAGAGAGAATGACTCATCTGACCATATGAAATTTTCCCATTGCTCAATCGCCAGCTCCCTGTGTTTTTAGACCACTTTATAATGTGTAGTGAGGAGTTAATGCACT is a genomic window of Myripristis murdjan chromosome 15, fMyrMur1.1, whole genome shotgun sequence containing:
- the sfr1 gene encoding swi5-dependent recombination DNA repair protein 1 homolog, whose amino-acid sequence is MEITPKAAKLKSVYSTPCYSGESSPYETKEEKSNQKLSVSLRERLKRSRRSFTSPLSVAKRLCVDDGEEEEVGQHVPAACKETDSNPSEDMQSVDVNRNTVSERAAGPSPEATQPPPADMSELRDQLRREVRDKTETLRRLKMVKMYRSKNDLTQLQMLIDKWRSCVQAALYELQTDLPIDGRKASLSQLIDLFGLEDTLLHFDRAEEDFAT